One genomic segment of Pyramidobacter piscolens W5455 includes these proteins:
- a CDS encoding DNA-deoxyinosine glycosylase translates to MLIVHPLEPVFDTSSRVLILGTMPSPKSREAGFYYAHPQNRFWKVLAALFKSEIPFGREIRREFVLRRHIALWDVLRSCEIEGASDASIKRPVPNDLSVVLDRAPIQAIFCTGTKSAAFYRKLIEPVTKHSAITLPSTSPANCAVSFERLCAAYGAILPWL, encoded by the coding sequence ATGCTCATCGTCCATCCTCTGGAACCTGTTTTCGACACGTCGTCGCGCGTTTTGATCCTCGGCACCATGCCCTCGCCGAAATCGCGGGAAGCCGGGTTCTACTACGCCCATCCGCAGAACCGCTTCTGGAAGGTGCTGGCGGCACTTTTCAAAAGCGAGATCCCTTTCGGCCGAGAGATTCGGCGGGAATTCGTCCTCCGCCGCCATATCGCTCTGTGGGACGTGTTGCGCTCGTGCGAGATCGAAGGCGCCAGCGACGCCTCGATCAAGCGGCCCGTGCCCAACGACCTATCGGTCGTTCTCGATCGCGCTCCGATTCAGGCCATTTTCTGCACCGGCACAAAATCAGCCGCTTTCTACCGCAAATTGATCGAACCGGTCACGAAACATTCGGCAATAACGCTTCCCTCCACCAGCCCCGCCAACTGCGCCGTATCCTTCGAACGGCTTTGCGCCGCCTACGGCGCCATCCTTCCCTGGCTGTAG
- a CDS encoding hydrolase has product MIPTPQEAYELLKEYNEGEFHLKHGRIVGDVMRWFAVDQGFGDEADFWQAVGILHDLDFERYPERHCVKEEEIMRERGLDERIIHATTSHGFGLTGIASQPEHRMEKILFAADELTGLIGAVAVMRPSKSVSDLEVKSVKKKFKDKSFAAGCSRDVIRQGAEMLGWELDELIGKTIEAMRASENVD; this is encoded by the coding sequence ATGATACCGACACCGCAGGAAGCCTATGAACTGTTGAAAGAATACAACGAGGGGGAGTTTCATCTCAAACATGGGCGTATCGTCGGCGATGTGATGCGCTGGTTTGCCGTCGACCAGGGGTTTGGCGATGAGGCCGACTTTTGGCAGGCGGTGGGAATCCTTCACGATCTCGATTTCGAAAGATATCCCGAGCGGCACTGCGTCAAAGAAGAAGAGATCATGCGCGAGCGCGGCCTCGACGAACGCATAATTCATGCGACGACCAGTCATGGCTTCGGCCTGACGGGGATTGCCTCTCAGCCGGAGCACCGGATGGAAAAAATTCTCTTTGCCGCCGATGAACTGACCGGTCTGATCGGCGCTGTGGCGGTGATGCGTCCCTCCAAGAGCGTCAGCGACCTCGAAGTGAAGTCCGTGAAGAAAAAATTCAAGGACAAAAGTTTCGCCGCCGGCTGTTCCCGTGACGTGATCCGTCAGGGAGCCGAGATGCTGGGCTGGGAGCTTGACGAACTGATCGGCAAAACAATAGAGGCGATGCGCGCCAGCGAGAACGTGGACTGA
- a CDS encoding ArsA family ATPase yields the protein MAYKRFTFFGGKGGTGKTTCSSAYALHLARRGVRTLAVSTDPAHSLADAFGTGIGSSVVKLEENLWGLEIDAALEAKKYMEGIREQMRRIVSPAIVEEIDKQLRIAYVSPGSEESAIFDCFVDLMEQAGKKYDAIVFDTAPTGHTLRLLTLPEVLGMWMEHLLEKRRKAMDMMRLASHYERDLLEKLKEDPVFDLLTRRRDRFQRARELLTDHGLTTFHFVLNAEKLAVLETERAVALMNEFEIAVGPMIVNRVMPPETGSFFEKKRAQQTQYLDQIQKEFGQYGIVQLPMLDGDIEGMGELEKLLPLLAVLDTEKIAAS from the coding sequence ATGGCTTATAAACGGTTCACATTCTTCGGCGGCAAGGGCGGTACCGGCAAGACAACGTGTTCGTCGGCCTATGCGCTTCATCTGGCTCGCCGGGGCGTGCGCACGCTGGCGGTGTCCACCGATCCGGCTCATTCTCTGGCCGATGCGTTCGGCACCGGAATCGGCAGCTCAGTGGTCAAGCTCGAGGAGAATCTCTGGGGACTGGAGATCGACGCTGCGCTCGAAGCGAAGAAATACATGGAAGGCATTCGCGAACAGATGCGTCGGATCGTCAGTCCCGCGATTGTGGAGGAGATCGACAAGCAGCTGCGCATCGCTTATGTGTCTCCCGGGTCGGAAGAATCGGCGATCTTCGATTGTTTTGTCGATCTGATGGAGCAAGCAGGCAAGAAATACGACGCGATCGTTTTCGACACGGCCCCCACCGGGCACACGCTGCGCCTGTTGACGCTGCCCGAAGTGCTCGGCATGTGGATGGAGCATCTGCTGGAGAAGCGCCGCAAGGCTATGGATATGATGCGCCTGGCCTCTCATTATGAACGCGACCTGCTCGAGAAACTGAAAGAAGATCCCGTCTTCGATCTTCTGACCCGTCGCCGCGACCGTTTCCAGCGCGCCCGCGAATTATTGACCGATCACGGCCTGACGACCTTCCACTTTGTGCTCAACGCCGAGAAATTGGCCGTTCTCGAAACGGAGCGGGCCGTAGCCCTGATGAATGAATTCGAAATCGCCGTGGGGCCGATGATCGTCAACCGCGTCATGCCGCCGGAAACGGGGAGCTTTTTCGAGAAAAAAAGGGCCCAGCAGACTCAATATCTTGACCAGATCCAAAAAGAGTTCGGACAGTACGGCATCGTGCAGCTGCCGATGCTCGACGGCGACATCGAAGGCATGGGGGAGCTGGAAAAGCTCCTGCCCCTGCTGGCCGTACTTGACACGGAGAAAATCGCCGCCTCGTGA